One Williamsia phyllosphaerae DNA segment encodes these proteins:
- a CDS encoding FluC/FEX family fluoride channel, which produces MTDPDRPAPGPLHRQWRSMAFVFVGGIVGTLIRYGVERGLPAGPGDWPWATFAVNCVGTLILGALIAGLTAIGADTGWRLRTRLLLGVGFCGSLTTYSAFALESDRLLAGGDVGVGLGYVVGTVVAGLVCATVGFVVGRGLGDQVGAR; this is translated from the coding sequence GTGACCGACCCCGACCGCCCGGCGCCCGGGCCGCTCCACCGCCAATGGCGCTCGATGGCGTTCGTGTTCGTCGGCGGCATCGTCGGCACACTCATCCGCTACGGCGTCGAGCGCGGACTTCCGGCCGGGCCGGGTGACTGGCCGTGGGCCACGTTCGCCGTCAACTGTGTCGGGACCCTGATTCTGGGTGCGCTGATCGCCGGGCTCACGGCCATCGGCGCCGACACCGGGTGGCGCCTACGAACCCGACTGCTGCTCGGGGTCGGTTTCTGCGGATCGCTCACCACCTACAGCGCGTTCGCCCTGGAGTCCGATCGCCTGCTCGCGGGCGGTGACGTGGGTGTCGGTCTCGGTTATGTCGTCGGAACCGTTGTCGCTGGACTGGTCTGCGCAACAGTCGGATTCGTCGTGGGTCGCGGCCTCGGCGATCAGGTGGGCGCCCGGTGA
- the crcB gene encoding fluoride efflux transporter CrcB yields the protein MIVVLVAVAGALGAVLRLVVDGECKHRFGWSTPWQTTIINVTGSFVLGVLAGLVTGAGVGADWQVVLGTGFCGGYTTFSTASVETIGLLRARRPMAAAVYAGVSLVISLAACAAGLGLVYALA from the coding sequence GTGATCGTGGTCCTGGTCGCGGTGGCGGGAGCGCTGGGCGCGGTCCTGCGACTCGTCGTCGACGGCGAGTGCAAACACCGCTTCGGCTGGTCGACGCCGTGGCAGACCACCATCATCAACGTGACCGGGTCGTTCGTGCTCGGTGTGCTGGCGGGCCTCGTCACCGGCGCAGGTGTCGGCGCCGACTGGCAGGTGGTGCTGGGCACCGGCTTCTGCGGCGGCTACACGACCTTCAGCACCGCGAGCGTCGAGACCATCGGTCTGCTGCGCGCTCGCCGGCCGATGGCGGCAGCGGTCTACGCCGGTGTCTCGCTGGTCATCTCGCTCGCCGCCTGCGCGGCCGGTCTCGGACTCGTCTACGCCCTCGCCTGA
- a CDS encoding AIM24 family protein codes for MSDILNPGSLPGTDNIPGNSYAYYITLDKPWIMSRGAMIAYYGQMQFRTLMQSLQSSALSALAGTISAPMYMADYVVAEGQGTLIIGDRGYDINSFDLEDGNLTVRSANLLAFEPGLQLNQSIVPGYLTLIGTGKFLASSNGPVMFAEPPVRVDPESLVGWADCPSPSHHYDQSWISGFMAAGAAMMGAGSGEEQQFDFTGAGTVLIQSSEKVLNDNDVVRAIETQIPGLSQAGVQRILARAQAQIAQNQQ; via the coding sequence GTGAGCGACATCCTGAACCCGGGCTCGCTGCCCGGTACCGACAACATCCCGGGCAACAGCTACGCCTACTACATCACCCTGGACAAGCCGTGGATCATGTCGCGGGGGGCCATGATCGCGTACTACGGCCAGATGCAGTTCCGCACCCTGATGCAGAGCCTGCAGTCGAGCGCGCTCTCGGCGTTGGCCGGGACGATCAGCGCACCGATGTACATGGCCGACTACGTCGTCGCCGAGGGCCAGGGGACGCTGATCATCGGCGACCGCGGTTACGACATCAATTCGTTCGACCTCGAGGACGGCAACCTGACCGTCCGGTCGGCGAATCTCCTCGCCTTCGAACCCGGTCTGCAGCTGAACCAGTCGATCGTCCCGGGCTACCTCACACTGATCGGCACCGGCAAGTTCCTGGCCTCGTCGAACGGCCCGGTGATGTTCGCCGAGCCGCCGGTGCGTGTGGATCCGGAATCGTTGGTGGGCTGGGCCGATTGCCCGTCGCCGAGTCACCACTACGACCAGAGCTGGATCTCCGGGTTCATGGCCGCCGGGGCGGCGATGATGGGTGCGGGCAGCGGCGAGGAGCAGCAGTTCGACTTCACCGGCGCGGGAACGGTTCTCATCCAGTCGAGTGAGAAGGTCCTCAACGACAACGACGTCGTGCGCGCCATCGAGACCCAGATCCCCGGGTTGTCGCAGGCCGGGGTGCAGCGCATCCTCGCCCGCGCGCAGGCACAGATCGCCCAGAACCAGCAGTAG
- a CDS encoding AIM24 family protein — translation MVFEQINSKVVKVNVYRAGGVVARKGAMLFYTGDVHFSPHMIPGAAQMGGGAAGMGALAGMAGRMLRGEQEKTMLAQGMGDVHYGFAGLAVHVIDMPQGGSVTVDASRMLAHTAGLQASIVSIQAQSSGGGGGLMRGLRGAATGALTGNGLFTTQLQGQGAVVLLAHGEVMELRVGGPDPVVVDPQAFVGTLGNVQTQLKSAMSWRDAVGRGAGEAMQLHCLGDGIVYVQASEEKL, via the coding sequence ATGGTCTTCGAGCAGATCAACAGCAAGGTCGTCAAGGTCAACGTCTACCGGGCGGGCGGTGTCGTCGCCCGTAAGGGCGCGATGCTCTTCTACACCGGTGACGTCCACTTCTCCCCACACATGATCCCCGGCGCTGCCCAGATGGGCGGGGGCGCAGCGGGAATGGGTGCGTTGGCCGGCATGGCCGGGCGGATGCTGCGGGGCGAGCAGGAGAAGACGATGCTCGCCCAGGGCATGGGCGACGTGCACTACGGGTTCGCCGGGCTGGCCGTGCACGTCATCGACATGCCGCAGGGCGGATCGGTCACCGTCGACGCATCCCGGATGCTCGCGCACACCGCCGGACTGCAGGCCTCGATCGTGTCGATCCAGGCGCAGTCATCCGGCGGTGGCGGCGGGTTGATGCGCGGGTTGCGTGGCGCAGCCACCGGCGCCCTGACCGGCAACGGCCTGTTCACCACGCAGCTGCAGGGGCAGGGCGCGGTCGTCCTGCTCGCCCACGGCGAGGTGATGGAACTCCGCGTCGGTGGCCCCGATCCGGTGGTCGTCGATCCGCAGGCGTTCGTGGGCACACTGGGAAATGTTCAGACGCAACTGAAGTCGGCCATGAGTTGGCGCGACGCCGTCGGACGCGGCGCGGGCGAGGCCATGCAGCTGCACTGTCTCGGCGATGGCATCGTCTATGTGCAGGCATCGGAGGAGAAGCTGTGA
- a CDS encoding AIM24 family protein encodes MGELVEHSKRIVEARLGNSSIRAISGSMVAYQGTVAFKSAGFGGGSGVLAGLKQRATGESLSLMECSGSGVVHLAVNGQYVSVLQLNNETIQVESQQLLAMAGNLQTNVTFAGLGGMSSGQGLFTTTVTGIGQVALLSAGGPLIHLEVNPNLPLVVDPDAFVSAKGQLQQSFVTDVSWRDMVGAGGGEAFSLHWQGSGVVSIQPAER; translated from the coding sequence ATGGGCGAGCTGGTCGAGCATTCGAAACGAATAGTCGAGGCGCGACTCGGCAACAGCTCGATCCGTGCGATCTCCGGATCGATGGTGGCCTATCAGGGCACGGTCGCGTTCAAGTCGGCCGGCTTCGGCGGTGGTTCCGGCGTATTGGCCGGCCTCAAGCAGCGCGCCACCGGCGAGAGTCTGTCCCTGATGGAGTGCAGCGGATCCGGCGTGGTGCACCTGGCCGTCAACGGGCAGTACGTCAGTGTGCTGCAGTTGAACAACGAGACCATCCAGGTCGAGTCGCAGCAGCTTCTCGCCATGGCGGGCAACCTGCAGACCAACGTCACCTTCGCCGGCCTCGGCGGGATGAGCAGCGGACAGGGTTTGTTCACCACCACGGTCACCGGCATCGGACAGGTGGCGCTGCTCTCGGCCGGCGGGCCACTCATCCACCTCGAGGTGAACCCCAACCTGCCTCTGGTGGTCGACCCGGACGCGTTCGTCTCGGCCAAAGGCCAACTACAGCAGTCGTTCGTCACCGACGTCAGCTGGCGCGACATGGTCGGCGCAGGTGGCGGCGAGGCGTTCTCGCTGCACTGGCAGGGCTCCGGGGTCGTGTCCATCCAACCGGCGGAACGGTGA